CGCCTGGCCGCAGTCGGCGGTACACCCTGAGACGTGGATCTTGATCCGATCGATGTCGTCCGGCACCTCGACGTTGTTCCGGAGCCAGCGCAGCAAGCGCGCCGTTCGTGCCTTCGTTTCGACGAGCGCGATCGAGCAGAACTCCGTTCCGGTACACGCCATTCCCCCCTGAACGAACGGGTTGGGCTCAGGCGTGTGAGTTCCCAGAAGCGGTTCGGCGAGCAGCTCGTCGAGCCGGTCGTCGGGGACGTCCATGATCAGCGGGTTCTGTCGACGGGTCAGGCGAACCTCGCCGCTCCCGTATTCGTCGGCGAGATCCGCAAGCTCGATGGCCTCCTCGGCCGGGAGACGCCCGACCGGGACCGAGAGCCCGACGTAGTTCCGATCGTCCTCCTGATCGTAGACGCCGACGTGATCGTGGGCGCCCTGCTCCGCCGGGAGACCGGCGTTGTAGGTGTACTCGCCGCGGAAGTTCGTCCCCGCGGTTTCGAGCGGGAACGAAAGGCGCTCTTCGAGGGCTTCCCGGATCGCGTCGGTCCCCCAGTCGTCGACGAAAAAGCGCGCGCGGTTCTTCGAGCGGTTCTGCCGGTTGCCCTCCTCGTGGTAGAGCTCGACGAACGCTCGGACGGTTTCGACAGCATGCTCCGGGCGAACGAACAGATCCAACGATCGGGCGGGCCGCGGTTCGCGACCGCCGAGTCCGCCGCCGACTCGCACGTTGAACCCTTCGACCTCCGTCCCGTCGATGAACTTGTGGGCCGGTTCGAGGCCGATGTCGTTGATCGAGTCCTGCGCGCAGCCCTGTCGACAGCCCGACACGGAGATGTTGAACTTCCGGGGCATGTTCGAGAGGGCGTCGTCGTCCCGGATCGTCTCCTGGATCTCGTCGAGGATCGGCCGGGAGTCGACGTACTCCTCGGCCTTGCCGGCGACGGGACAGCCCGAGATGTTACGCATCGTATCCCCGCCGGCCGACCGCGACGAGACGCCGACGGCTTCGAGCTTGTCCCAGATCTCCGGGACGTCCTCCAGTTTGAGCCAGTGCAGCTGCACGGACTGGCGGGTGGTGAGGTCGATCCACCCGTTCCCGAACTCGGGGTTCTCTGCGGGACCCTTAGCATACTCGCGTGCGATCTCGCCGATCGCGCGGAGCTGGTCCGGTTCGAGGATCCCGCCGCAGTTGGTCAGGCGCATCATGAAGTACGATTCCTGACCGCTGCGTTGGTGGAAGATACCCCAAAACTTGAACCGCGTGAACCAGTCCTCGCGTTCGTCCTCCGGGATCGCGTCCCACCCCTTCTCGGCGAACGCTTCGAGTTTCTCCCTGACTGCGTCGCCGTACAACTCCTCTTTGACGTGCTCTTTTTTGTGAACCATAGTTACGACTAGGCTGATCCGTAATCGTTCTGTTTTACTCCCTTTCGACCATCAACTGTCCTTGAAATCATGTCTGAGATGTGTGTCCGAGGATGTAAAAACGTATCCGTTTAATAAATAGAAAATATCACGTCTCTAAAGCACATCCGGACAGAACTATAGTTACTGTATATAATATAGCGTCATTATACGTATTAATACAATATGTCCACTGCCGGTCGCCAGCACGACGGTTCGTTGACTGGTCTCCTTCCGACTGGGGACTCCTCGCTCGGACGACCGGCGACCCGAGGCTTAACTCCGGGTGGCACCTACGACGACCGTGTTCAAGCCGTCGGCTCGCGCCGTAGCGTTCGTCCTCGCCGTCCTCGGTGTCGCTGCTGTCGGGATAGAACGAGCGCGCCGTCGCGCGAGAGCTGTTCCCCTTTCCCCGCTCCACGGCGACGCTCGGATCGATCCGACGTGGCCGGAGCGCAAGGCGGTTCGCGGCGACCGAATCTCCGGCGAGATGGGGTCGCTCGCGGACTACGCCCGCCCCGGATTCGATCCGGCCCGCGTCCATCCGAACGTCCGTGACCTCTACGAGCGAACGGACGACTTCGAGATGACGGTCGCTGCCACGTGGCACTTCCCCTACTCGCTCGGCGCGCCGATGGCCAGCCGATGGACGAGCCGAATCGAACAGTTGAACCTCCCCGGCCCGGGCGCCGATTCGAAGCGGGTATCGAGCGACCTGTTCGCGCTGGAGGAGTCGGCTGCGTCAGCCGACCCGCGGGACGACCCACGATTGTGGATCCGGACGGACGCCGCAACCGGCGAAGGGGTGTTCGTCGCCGTCTACGCCAGTTTCGTCGACGACGGCGAGCGCTTCGTCGATATCGCCGTGCCGCTTCCGGGAGCGAACCTCTCCACCGTTCTTCGAATGGACCACTACGGCAAGGGAATCACGCTCACGACCGCCTGTCCCGGTGGGGGGCTGTACCTCCACACGGACGTGGGAGCCTTCGCGCTCCCGGCCAGCCAGTGCTTTCGCGTCTCGCCGGCCGGGGGTACGAAGGTTCCCGCCAGCACCGACGCTGCGCGAACGGAGGGCGACGTCCTGGCGGACCAGCGTATCTCCCTGTTCGGACTCCCGCTCGTAACCGTTCGGTACGCCGCCACACGAAACCGGACAGCGTGACGAGCCTCATGTGGGATCCCGATCGGTCCGCCCTGACACGGGTGACGTATCAGGGAGCGTACTTTTATTTGCCAGTGGTTCCTATCGGCTGGTATGTCCCGCCATCAGCGTGTGCCCTCCCTTCCGGAGACGCCCGGCGTGCCAGACGCCGGGTTCATGGCCGCAGCGGGGGCGTACGTCGCCGCGGTGTTCGTCGCGCTCGCCGTCGTTATCAGCGTCGCGGCCGACGCGTCGACGGCAAGCGCACTCGGGGCCGTCGCCTCGGCGATCACCGTCGGCCTTGTCGCGGGCGGGATCGCCTCGGGTCACGTTCGCGGCCTGCCCGAGCGTCTTGGCCGGGGAGGGCGTTCGATGGCGCTGCCGTTTGTCGTCCCCGTCGCGTTCGCCGCGAGCGCCCTGCTCGTCGCGCTGGTCCCGCGGCTGTCGATTGCGCTCGCGCTCGGAGCCGCGGTCGGGGCGGGGATCACCGCGGTTCCCGCGCTCGCCATCGCCTCCATGTCACGGACTCGCTACACCAAGGCGATGACT
This DNA window, taken from Halalkalicoccus subterraneus, encodes the following:
- a CDS encoding nitrite/sulfite reductase encodes the protein MVHKKEHVKEELYGDAVREKLEAFAEKGWDAIPEDEREDWFTRFKFWGIFHQRSGQESYFMMRLTNCGGILEPDQLRAIGEIAREYAKGPAENPEFGNGWIDLTTRQSVQLHWLKLEDVPEIWDKLEAVGVSSRSAGGDTMRNISGCPVAGKAEEYVDSRPILDEIQETIRDDDALSNMPRKFNISVSGCRQGCAQDSINDIGLEPAHKFIDGTEVEGFNVRVGGGLGGREPRPARSLDLFVRPEHAVETVRAFVELYHEEGNRQNRSKNRARFFVDDWGTDAIREALEERLSFPLETAGTNFRGEYTYNAGLPAEQGAHDHVGVYDQEDDRNYVGLSVPVGRLPAEEAIELADLADEYGSGEVRLTRRQNPLIMDVPDDRLDELLAEPLLGTHTPEPNPFVQGGMACTGTEFCSIALVETKARTARLLRWLRNNVEVPDDIDRIKIHVSGCTADCGQAMTADIGLQGMRARKDGEMVEAMDVGIGGGIGTEPAFIEWVRQRVPADEVPGMLKNIIEAYAALRTDEQTFRDWVDATGHETIVELAEPEEVDGYEDLSLTDAKQSWYPFDDSESPAPTNENGVPIAMDD